A single region of the Aeromonas hydrophila subsp. hydrophila ATCC 7966 genome encodes:
- the hybA gene encoding hydrogenase 2 operon protein HybA, whose translation MNRRNFLKFASVGALAAGTTVSGTALAAAENKPPIPGALGMLYDSTLCIGCQACVAECQRLNGNPANPAGEATWSNNDKLSPYTNNIIQVWKSGTGEHKDQLVDGYAYIKKQCMHCVDPNCVSVCPVQALTKDPKTGIVHYDPDVCTGCRYCMVGCPFDVPKYDYDNPLGAIHKCELCNQKGLERIDQGKLPGCVEVCPTGAVIFGTREALMAEAKRRLLATPGSEYAYPRQTFSANDPYLHEVPNYQPYVYGEKEGGGTQVLVLAGVPYTKLDMPDLPELSSGARSEHIQHTLYKGMVLPLVVLTGLSVLIRRNTKDHQDGDDHDSHAGHDKQSGGKDHE comes from the coding sequence GTGAACAGACGCAATTTCCTCAAATTCGCCTCCGTCGGTGCGCTGGCGGCGGGCACCACCGTCTCCGGCACTGCCCTGGCGGCGGCCGAGAACAAGCCGCCCATTCCCGGTGCGCTCGGTATGCTCTACGACTCCACCCTCTGCATCGGCTGCCAGGCCTGCGTGGCGGAGTGTCAGCGCCTCAACGGCAACCCGGCCAATCCGGCTGGGGAAGCGACCTGGTCCAACAACGACAAGCTGAGCCCCTACACCAACAACATCATTCAGGTGTGGAAGAGCGGCACGGGTGAGCACAAGGATCAGCTGGTGGATGGCTATGCCTACATCAAGAAGCAGTGCATGCACTGTGTCGATCCCAACTGCGTCTCCGTCTGCCCGGTGCAGGCGCTGACCAAGGATCCCAAGACCGGCATCGTCCACTATGACCCGGACGTCTGCACCGGCTGCCGCTACTGCATGGTGGGCTGCCCGTTCGACGTGCCCAAATATGACTACGACAACCCGCTGGGGGCGATCCACAAGTGCGAGCTCTGCAACCAGAAGGGGCTTGAGCGCATCGATCAGGGCAAGTTGCCCGGCTGTGTCGAGGTGTGCCCGACCGGCGCCGTCATCTTCGGCACCCGGGAGGCGCTGATGGCCGAGGCCAAGCGCCGGCTGCTGGCCACCCCGGGCAGCGAATACGCCTACCCGCGCCAGACCTTCAGCGCCAACGATCCCTACCTGCATGAAGTGCCCAACTACCAGCCTTACGTCTATGGCGAGAAGGAGGGGGGCGGCACCCAGGTACTGGTGCTGGCCGGGGTGCCCTACACCAAGCTCGACATGCCTGACTTGCCGGAGCTCTCCTCCGGGGCGCGCTCCGAGCACATCCAGCACACCCTCTACAAGGGGATGGTGCTGCCGCTGGTGGTGCTGACCGGGCTCTCGGTGCTCATTCGCCGCAACACCAAGGACCATCAGGATGGCGACGATCATGACTCGCACGCGGGCCATGACAAGCAATCAGGAGGCAAGGATCATGAGTAA
- a CDS encoding ABC transporter substrate-binding protein: MTIQCFGCHSGSNATRRKGLSVTAAALLALLSGGFSSMALAAQPVPAELKLAIGSEPTEGFDPLLGWSHGSYLLLHSPLLKQNADLSWQNVLTQAVTPNQDGKGWLIRLKPDLTFSNGAPLTAEDVAFTYNSAAQGGGKIDMGNFVSAKVLSPTEVAIVLSAPQSTFVNVLGSLGIVSKRDYDPKAYARHPVGAGPYRLVSFLPGQQLVVEANPHYAGGNNDFKRLVFVFIDEESAYAAAQSSQLDLVRIAPSLAPTVPASLKLWVRPSVENRGIVFPIPPAGGKDAKGYPIGNDVTSDVAVRRAINYAIDRKLLADQLLEGHAIPAYSAVEGLPWLNKATAFKDGDAAHANALLDEAGWKMGSDGVRHKGNLRAAFTLWYTSGDSTRRDLAEAVRAMLKPIGLEVSLKSGSWEQVEREMHANPVLMGWGSLDPMELYHHYQSGSAGVEFYNPGYYQNPVVDGHLKQALDAPDWQAAVPFWQQVEWDGKRGAGVQGDAAWAWLLNVQHTYLANRCIDLGKGAPEIHGSWSLLNNLQDWRWTCR; encoded by the coding sequence ATGACCATTCAATGCTTTGGCTGCCACTCAGGCAGCAACGCCACCCGCCGCAAAGGCCTCTCTGTCACCGCGGCCGCCTTGCTGGCCCTGCTCTCGGGCGGTTTCTCTTCCATGGCGCTGGCGGCCCAGCCCGTCCCCGCCGAACTCAAGCTTGCCATCGGCAGTGAGCCCACCGAAGGGTTCGATCCGCTGCTTGGCTGGAGCCACGGCAGCTACCTGCTGCTGCACAGCCCGCTGCTCAAACAAAACGCCGATCTCAGCTGGCAGAACGTGCTTACCCAGGCGGTGACCCCGAACCAGGATGGCAAGGGGTGGCTTATCCGCCTCAAGCCGGATCTGACATTCTCCAATGGCGCGCCGCTCACCGCCGAAGACGTTGCCTTTACCTACAACAGCGCAGCCCAGGGCGGCGGCAAGATCGACATGGGCAACTTTGTCTCGGCCAAGGTGCTCTCGCCTACCGAGGTTGCCATAGTCTTAAGCGCCCCCCAGAGCACCTTCGTCAACGTGCTGGGATCGCTCGGAATCGTGTCGAAGCGGGATTACGATCCCAAGGCTTACGCCCGCCATCCGGTCGGCGCCGGCCCTTACCGGCTGGTGAGCTTCCTGCCCGGCCAGCAGCTGGTGGTGGAGGCCAACCCCCATTACGCCGGCGGCAATAATGACTTCAAACGGCTGGTGTTTGTCTTTATCGATGAAGAGAGCGCCTACGCTGCCGCCCAGAGCAGCCAGCTCGACTTGGTGCGCATCGCCCCCTCGCTGGCGCCCACAGTCCCTGCCTCCCTCAAGCTGTGGGTGCGGCCGAGCGTGGAGAACCGAGGCATCGTCTTCCCCATTCCACCGGCGGGTGGCAAGGATGCCAAGGGTTATCCCATCGGCAATGACGTGACCTCGGACGTAGCGGTGCGCCGCGCCATCAACTACGCCATCGACCGCAAGCTGCTGGCCGACCAGCTGCTGGAAGGGCACGCCATTCCCGCTTACAGCGCGGTAGAAGGCTTGCCCTGGCTGAATAAAGCCACCGCCTTCAAGGATGGGGATGCCGCCCATGCCAATGCCCTGCTCGATGAGGCAGGCTGGAAGATGGGGAGCGACGGCGTTCGCCACAAAGGCAATCTGCGCGCCGCCTTTACCCTCTGGTACACCAGCGGCGACAGCACTCGCCGGGATCTGGCGGAAGCGGTGCGGGCCATGCTCAAACCCATCGGCCTCGAGGTGAGCCTCAAGTCCGGCAGCTGGGAGCAGGTGGAGCGCGAGATGCACGCCAATCCGGTGCTGATGGGGTGGGGGAGCCTGGATCCCATGGAGCTCTATCACCACTACCAGAGCGGTTCCGCCGGCGTGGAGTTCTACAACCCGGGCTATTACCAGAATCCGGTGGTGGATGGCCACCTCAAGCAGGCGCTGGATGCCCCCGACTGGCAGGCTGCCGTGCCGTTCTGGCAGCAGGTGGAGTGGGATGGCAAGCGTGGCGCCGGAGTGCAGGGCGATGCGGCCTGGGCCTGGCTGCTCAACGTGCAGCACACTTATCTCGCCAACCGCTGCATCGACCTTGGCAAGGGAGCGCCGGAGATCCACGGTAGCTGGTCCTTGCTCAACAACCTGCAGGATTGGCGGTGGACGTGCCGTTAA
- a CDS encoding response regulator, giving the protein MSKTILVVDDSVGIRAAITMTLTSAGFEVIEAGDGEAALIELDQRRVHLIISDLNMPGMDGMTLLRRVKAQQTTRYLPFIMLTTEDSEQIKREGFEAGARVWLTKPFDPLKLLDDVCKVVQP; this is encoded by the coding sequence ATGAGCAAAACCATACTGGTGGTGGATGATTCCGTGGGGATCAGGGCGGCCATCACCATGACGCTCACCAGCGCCGGTTTTGAGGTGATTGAGGCCGGCGACGGCGAAGCCGCCCTCATCGAACTGGATCAGCGGCGGGTACACCTCATCATCTCCGATCTCAACATGCCCGGCATGGATGGCATGACCCTGCTAAGACGGGTCAAGGCCCAGCAGACTACCCGCTACCTCCCCTTCATCATGCTGACCACCGAAGACTCCGAGCAGATCAAGCGGGAAGGATTCGAGGCCGGCGCCCGGGTCTGGCTCACCAAGCCGTTCGACCCCCTCAAGCTGCTGGACGATGTCTGCAAGGTGGTGCAGCCATGA
- a CDS encoding STAS domain-containing protein translates to MSLAIDTRQTPVTATLSGELSVITLGDLQDELFGLLNFSVLTLDLTPLEMLDGCGAQLIAILQQEAGQQGKQLRLEAAEGSQARHVLSLMGLWPADHGEGRADGHQ, encoded by the coding sequence ATGAGCCTGGCGATCGACACCCGGCAGACGCCGGTGACCGCTACCCTGAGCGGCGAGCTCAGCGTCATCACGCTGGGGGATCTGCAGGATGAACTGTTCGGTCTGCTCAATTTCTCGGTATTGACGCTGGATCTCACCCCGCTGGAGATGCTCGATGGCTGCGGTGCCCAGCTCATCGCCATCCTGCAGCAGGAGGCCGGCCAGCAGGGCAAGCAGCTGCGACTCGAGGCCGCTGAAGGGAGCCAGGCCCGCCATGTCTTGAGCCTGATGGGATTGTGGCCAGCCGACCATGGGGAGGGCCGCGCGGATGGACATCAATAA
- the hybO gene encoding hydrogenase 2 small subunit: protein MVEDTFLSAHGINRRDFMKLCAGMAATLGLSQHAVAKMATALTSPERPPVIWIGAQECTGCTESLLRATHPTIENLILNTISLEYHEVLSAAFGHQAEENKHNAIERYKGKYVLVVDGSIPLKDGGIYCMVAGEPIVDHIRRAAADAAAVIAIGSCAAWGGVPASGGNPTGAVSLEEALGNLGTPIINIPGCPPNPHNFLTTVAYYITYGKLPALDAKKRPLFAYERLIHENCERRPHFDAGRFAKEFGDEGHRQGWCLYHLGCKGPETYGNCSTLEFCDVGGGIWPVGIGHPCYGCNEQGVGFSKGIFQLAKVENPTPRVNKPDVAIQEGGHMSPTATGLIGGALGVLVGVSLMTVRELGRQQKRHEAGQHTSREE, encoded by the coding sequence ATGGTCGAGGATACTTTTTTATCGGCTCATGGAATTAATCGCCGTGACTTTATGAAACTGTGCGCCGGGATGGCCGCAACCCTTGGATTAAGCCAGCATGCCGTGGCCAAGATGGCTACCGCGCTCACCAGCCCCGAGCGGCCACCGGTGATCTGGATAGGGGCGCAGGAGTGTACCGGTTGCACCGAATCGCTGCTGCGCGCCACCCACCCCACCATCGAGAACCTGATCCTCAACACCATTTCGCTGGAGTACCACGAGGTGCTCTCGGCGGCCTTCGGCCATCAGGCCGAAGAGAACAAGCACAATGCCATCGAACGCTACAAGGGCAAGTATGTGCTGGTGGTGGACGGCTCCATCCCGCTTAAAGATGGCGGCATCTACTGCATGGTGGCCGGGGAACCCATCGTCGACCATATTCGCCGCGCGGCTGCCGATGCGGCTGCCGTCATCGCCATCGGCTCCTGCGCCGCCTGGGGCGGGGTGCCTGCCAGCGGCGGCAACCCGACCGGTGCCGTCAGCCTGGAGGAGGCCCTCGGCAACCTCGGCACGCCGATTATCAATATCCCGGGCTGCCCGCCCAATCCCCACAACTTCCTCACCACGGTCGCCTACTACATCACCTACGGCAAGCTGCCGGCGCTCGATGCCAAGAAGCGGCCGCTGTTTGCCTATGAGCGGCTCATCCACGAAAACTGTGAGCGCCGCCCGCATTTCGACGCCGGCCGCTTCGCCAAGGAGTTTGGCGACGAGGGCCACCGTCAGGGCTGGTGTCTCTACCATCTTGGCTGCAAGGGGCCGGAGACCTACGGCAACTGCTCGACCCTGGAGTTCTGCGACGTCGGTGGCGGCATCTGGCCGGTGGGCATCGGCCACCCCTGCTACGGCTGCAACGAGCAGGGAGTGGGTTTCAGCAAGGGGATCTTCCAGCTCGCCAAGGTGGAGAATCCCACCCCGCGGGTGAACAAGCCCGACGTGGCCATCCAGGAGGGAGGACACATGTCGCCCACCGCCACCGGCCTTATCGGTGGGGCGCTCGGGGTGCTGGTCGGGGTGAGTCTGATGACGGTGCGCGAGCTCGGTCGCCAGCAGAAGCGCCATGAAGCCGGGCAGCACACCTCACGGGAGGAGTGA
- the hybB gene encoding Ni/Fe-hydrogenase cytochrome b subunit, whose amino-acid sequence MSNHKAHPLGGRLVSWPVMVLAPFVILCGMLILKRLIFGLGSVTDLNGGYPWGLWISFDLLIGTGFACGGWALAWAVYVFNRGEYHPLVRPALLASLFGYSLGGLSITIDVGRYWNLPYFYIPGFFNTSSVLFETAVCMTIYIGVMALEFAPVLMEKFGWKVSLARINKVMFFILALGALLPTMHQSSMGSLMIVAGEKIHPLWQSYELLPVFSLLTAFIMGFSIVVFEGSLVQAGLAGRGPNEKPLFYKLTQVIDIFLILFVALRFAEIVINDKSEYLSQWDRYALMFWSEIALMIFPLLVFHWDKSRRDSRMLFLGALSMLLGAALWRLDYSLLAFNPGNGYHYFPSAAEVLISLGFVAIEVCAYLLLIRLLPVLPSLERVHQDYQARGKANV is encoded by the coding sequence ATGAGTAATCACAAGGCACATCCGCTGGGAGGCAGGCTGGTCAGCTGGCCGGTCATGGTGCTGGCGCCGTTCGTCATCCTGTGCGGCATGCTGATCCTCAAACGCCTCATCTTCGGGCTGGGCTCGGTCACCGATCTCAACGGCGGCTACCCCTGGGGGCTCTGGATCTCGTTCGATCTGCTGATCGGCACCGGTTTCGCCTGCGGCGGCTGGGCGCTGGCCTGGGCGGTCTACGTCTTCAACCGGGGCGAGTATCACCCCCTGGTGCGACCGGCCCTGCTGGCGAGCCTGTTCGGTTATTCGCTGGGCGGCCTTTCCATCACCATCGATGTCGGCCGTTACTGGAACCTGCCTTACTTCTACATTCCGGGTTTCTTCAACACCTCCTCGGTGCTGTTCGAGACGGCGGTCTGTATGACCATCTATATCGGGGTGATGGCGCTGGAGTTTGCCCCCGTGCTGATGGAGAAGTTCGGCTGGAAGGTCTCCCTTGCGCGGATCAACAAGGTCATGTTCTTCATCCTGGCGCTGGGGGCCCTGCTGCCCACCATGCACCAATCCTCCATGGGATCCCTGATGATAGTGGCAGGGGAGAAGATCCATCCGCTCTGGCAGAGCTACGAGCTGCTGCCGGTCTTCTCCTTGCTCACCGCCTTCATCATGGGCTTCTCCATCGTGGTGTTTGAAGGCTCCCTGGTGCAGGCGGGGCTGGCGGGGCGCGGTCCCAACGAGAAGCCGCTGTTCTACAAGCTGACCCAGGTGATCGACATCTTCCTGATCCTGTTCGTGGCGCTGCGCTTTGCCGAGATCGTCATCAACGACAAGTCGGAGTACCTCTCCCAGTGGGATCGCTACGCCTTGATGTTCTGGAGCGAGATCGCGCTGATGATCTTCCCGCTGCTGGTGTTCCACTGGGACAAGAGCCGCCGCGATTCGCGCATGTTGTTCCTGGGGGCCCTCAGCATGCTGCTGGGCGCCGCCCTCTGGCGACTGGACTACTCCCTGCTCGCCTTCAACCCCGGCAATGGCTACCACTACTTCCCCTCCGCGGCGGAAGTGCTGATCTCCTTGGGCTTCGTCGCCATCGAGGTGTGTGCCTATTTGCTGCTGATCCGGCTGCTGCCGGTACTGCCATCACTTGAACGTGTTCACCAAGATTATCAGGCCCGAGGGAAAGCCAACGTATGA
- a CDS encoding chemotaxis protein CheA: MDINKARALFFEEAYEQCDNLEHALLDRDTYPANPDTYNLMFRTAHTIKGSAGMLGLAMLVRFAHAMENMLERLRSGEIALDEHLINLLLACNDQLRDLLQGAEHNPELQQTETQQILALLSQLQGHQTLPSQPLIMPAPAPVNQTDRRAWHLSLRFYPALYQDGFDLLAFIRYLGNLGEIHVIQPVWQEWPPLQLLDATECFLGYEIGLLSAEPAERIRSTFDFVAHASLICLLSPHQDLAQFSEQGQKLAAWRNEPLAAQLQRWVQAGALSEAEAACIARGELTPGAANVEPALAPPIQSAPPPQEAPQQQTRPAPLRAEGHYIRIEAAKLDRLINRVGELVIATSATTLQARMRGDAELIESVAIVNTLVEGIRDDALTLRMVPINEIFNRFPRLVHELSQQTGKEIQLQIRNADTDIDKSMVEKLTDPLMHLVRNAADHGLEEQQARLAAGKPAQGTITLNAYHDAGAVVVEVSDDGRGIDRDKILAKAHGQGLLPEGKVLSEQEIFQLLFLPGFSTASDVSDLSGRGVGLDVVKRNLEFLRGETTIDSRLGLGTTFRLRLPLTLAIIDGFRIEVDHASLVIPLDMMVECIDLPPDALRTPARQINVRGEWVPFIVLRELFALPPADEPEFVVMVDYADHRAGIVVDRLIGEVQAVIKPLGELFKSLRYVSGSTILGNGQPALILDVPQLIQLAWRREQHALRQQADALYSLRD, from the coding sequence ATGGACATCAATAAGGCCCGTGCCCTCTTCTTCGAGGAGGCCTACGAGCAGTGCGACAATCTGGAACACGCCCTGCTGGATCGCGACACCTATCCGGCCAATCCCGACACCTACAACCTGATGTTTCGCACCGCCCACACCATCAAGGGCTCGGCTGGCATGCTGGGACTGGCCATGCTGGTGCGCTTCGCCCACGCCATGGAGAACATGCTGGAGCGGCTGCGCAGCGGCGAGATCGCGCTGGACGAACACCTCATCAACCTGCTGCTGGCCTGCAACGATCAACTGCGCGACCTGCTGCAAGGAGCCGAACACAACCCCGAGCTGCAACAGACCGAGACCCAGCAGATCCTGGCCCTGCTCTCCCAGTTGCAAGGGCACCAGACCCTGCCCAGCCAGCCGCTGATCATGCCGGCTCCCGCACCGGTCAATCAGACGGATCGGCGCGCCTGGCACCTCTCCCTGCGCTTTTATCCCGCCCTCTATCAGGATGGCTTCGATCTGCTGGCCTTCATTCGCTACCTCGGCAACCTGGGGGAGATCCACGTCATCCAGCCAGTCTGGCAGGAGTGGCCCCCGCTGCAACTGCTCGATGCCACCGAGTGTTTCCTCGGCTACGAGATTGGCCTGCTCAGCGCCGAACCGGCCGAGCGGATCCGGAGCACCTTTGATTTCGTTGCCCACGCCAGTCTCATCTGCCTGCTCAGCCCCCATCAGGATCTGGCGCAGTTTTCAGAACAGGGGCAAAAACTGGCGGCCTGGCGCAATGAGCCGCTCGCGGCCCAGCTGCAGCGCTGGGTGCAGGCCGGCGCCCTGAGCGAAGCGGAAGCGGCCTGCATCGCGCGAGGCGAACTGACGCCTGGCGCGGCAAACGTCGAACCGGCCCTGGCGCCCCCCATCCAGTCAGCCCCCCCGCCGCAGGAGGCCCCCCAACAACAGACCAGACCCGCACCGCTGCGGGCGGAAGGGCACTACATCCGCATCGAGGCGGCCAAGCTCGATCGGCTGATCAATCGGGTCGGCGAGCTGGTGATCGCCACCTCGGCCACCACCCTGCAGGCGAGGATGAGGGGGGATGCGGAGCTCATCGAATCAGTCGCCATCGTCAACACCCTGGTGGAAGGGATCCGCGACGACGCACTCACCCTGCGCATGGTGCCCATCAACGAGATCTTCAACCGCTTCCCGCGACTGGTGCACGAACTGTCCCAGCAGACCGGCAAGGAGATCCAGCTGCAGATCCGCAACGCCGATACCGACATCGACAAGTCGATGGTCGAGAAGCTGACCGATCCCCTGATGCACCTGGTGCGCAACGCCGCCGATCATGGCCTCGAAGAGCAACAGGCTCGGCTCGCCGCCGGCAAGCCGGCGCAGGGCACCATCACCCTCAACGCCTATCACGATGCCGGCGCCGTGGTGGTGGAGGTCAGCGATGACGGCCGCGGCATCGACCGCGACAAGATCCTCGCCAAGGCCCATGGCCAGGGCCTGCTGCCGGAAGGCAAGGTATTGAGTGAACAGGAGATCTTTCAACTGCTGTTTCTGCCCGGTTTCTCGACGGCCAGCGATGTCAGCGATCTCTCCGGGCGGGGGGTCGGGCTCGACGTGGTCAAGCGCAACCTGGAGTTTCTGCGCGGCGAAACCACCATCGACAGCCGGCTGGGGCTGGGCACCACCTTCAGGCTGAGACTGCCGCTCACCCTGGCCATCATCGACGGTTTTCGCATCGAGGTGGATCACGCCTCCCTGGTGATCCCCCTCGACATGATGGTCGAGTGCATCGATCTGCCGCCGGATGCCCTGCGCACCCCGGCCCGCCAGATCAACGTGCGCGGCGAATGGGTGCCCTTCATCGTCCTGCGCGAGCTGTTTGCCCTGCCCCCTGCCGACGAACCCGAGTTCGTGGTGATGGTGGACTATGCCGACCATCGTGCCGGCATCGTGGTGGATCGCCTGATTGGCGAGGTGCAGGCCGTCATCAAGCCGCTCGGCGAGCTGTTCAAGTCCCTGCGCTACGTGAGCGGCTCCACCATTCTTGGCAACGGTCAGCCGGCGCTCATCCTCGACGTCCCCCAGCTCATCCAGCTGGCCTGGCGGCGGGAACAACATGCGCTCCGGCAACAGGCCGATGCCCTCTACAGCCTCAGAGATTGA
- a CDS encoding HyaD/HybD family hydrogenase maturation endopeptidase, whose amino-acid sequence MNTLILGVGNLLLSDEAVGVRIVEGLERDYRFAPGIELLDGGTAGMELLEAMASRDHIILADAVRSGNPPGTVVTLKDEEIPTLFGRKISPHQLGLADVLSALHMTGESPRQLTLIGVEPESLEPRIGLTPVVAAAMGEATDRILTLLASLGAPAIPLSEQEKADQVREGVWRNPL is encoded by the coding sequence ATGAACACCCTGATCCTGGGCGTGGGCAACCTGCTGTTGAGCGATGAAGCCGTCGGCGTGCGCATCGTCGAGGGGCTGGAGCGCGACTACCGTTTCGCCCCCGGCATCGAGCTGCTCGATGGCGGCACCGCCGGCATGGAGCTGCTCGAAGCGATGGCCAGTCGCGACCACATCATCTTGGCGGACGCGGTGCGCAGCGGCAATCCACCGGGTACCGTGGTGACCCTGAAGGATGAGGAGATCCCGACCCTGTTCGGTCGCAAGATCTCCCCCCATCAGCTGGGGCTGGCGGACGTGCTCTCGGCGCTGCACATGACGGGGGAATCCCCCAGGCAGCTCACCCTGATCGGGGTCGAGCCCGAATCCCTCGAGCCCCGCATCGGCCTCACCCCCGTGGTGGCGGCTGCCATGGGGGAGGCGACGGATCGGATCCTGACCCTGCTGGCCAGTCTGGGAGCACCCGCCATCCCGCTTTCTGAGCAGGAAAAAGCTGACCAAGTGCGGGAGGGCGTATGGCGCAATCCATTGTGA
- the hybC gene encoding hydrogenase 2 large subunit, which yields MSQRITIDPITRIEGHLRIDCEIEGGVVTKAWSSGTMWRGMEEIVKGNDPRDAWMIVQRICGVCTSIHAIASVRAVENAIGAKVPVNAQYIRNLIIAAHNIHDHIVHFYQLSALDWVDITAALQANPQKAADLLKGVSTWSLNSADELTKVQDKIRALVASGQLGIFANGYWGHKAMKLSPEVNLIAVAHYLQALECQRDANRIVAILGGKTPHIQNLAVGGVANPISLDAPSVLNLERLLYVKSFIDRLGEFIEQVYKVDAAIIAAHYPEWLNLGQGAKHYLSVPELPTDGDGGSFLMPGGYIENGDLAGYRPIESHQDAWLMDGIAESNKHAWYKDDEPLKPWEGKTEPNYTGWQDDGKYSWVKSPTFYGKVVEVGPLADLLVKLAAKHPETVAHFDQLNGLYKTLTGSAIKTEQLHSTLGRIIGRAVRCCVLKDTLSHQWKALVDNIGKGDFSAYIKTEIPADKEFRGVGFEEAPRGMLSHWIVIKGGKIENYQAVVPSTWNSGPRNFNDEPGPYEQSLVGTPVADPAKPLEVVRTIHSFDPCMSCAVHVVDTQSGETTQVKVL from the coding sequence ATGAGCCAACGTATCACCATAGACCCCATCACCCGCATCGAGGGTCACCTGCGTATCGACTGTGAAATCGAAGGCGGCGTCGTCACCAAGGCCTGGTCGTCCGGCACCATGTGGCGCGGGATGGAGGAGATCGTCAAGGGTAACGACCCGCGCGATGCCTGGATGATTGTGCAGCGCATCTGCGGGGTGTGCACCTCCATTCACGCCATCGCCTCGGTGCGGGCGGTGGAGAACGCCATCGGCGCCAAGGTGCCGGTCAACGCCCAGTACATCCGCAACCTGATCATTGCGGCCCACAACATCCACGATCACATCGTCCACTTCTATCAGCTCTCCGCGCTGGACTGGGTGGACATCACCGCCGCACTGCAGGCCAATCCGCAAAAAGCGGCCGACCTGCTCAAGGGGGTATCGACCTGGTCCCTCAACAGCGCCGACGAGCTGACCAAGGTGCAGGACAAGATCCGCGCCCTAGTAGCCAGCGGCCAGCTCGGTATCTTCGCCAACGGCTACTGGGGCCACAAGGCGATGAAACTGAGCCCGGAGGTGAACCTCATCGCCGTGGCCCACTACCTGCAGGCATTGGAGTGCCAGCGCGATGCCAACCGCATCGTCGCCATCCTCGGCGGCAAGACGCCCCACATCCAGAACCTGGCGGTGGGTGGGGTGGCCAACCCCATCAGCCTGGATGCGCCGAGCGTGCTCAACCTGGAACGGCTGCTCTATGTGAAGAGCTTTATCGACCGGCTCGGCGAGTTCATCGAGCAGGTCTACAAGGTGGATGCCGCCATCATAGCCGCGCACTACCCCGAGTGGCTGAACCTGGGGCAGGGGGCCAAGCACTACCTGAGCGTGCCTGAACTGCCCACCGACGGTGACGGCGGCAGCTTCCTGATGCCCGGTGGCTACATCGAGAACGGCGATCTGGCCGGCTATCGCCCCATCGAGAGCCATCAGGATGCCTGGCTGATGGATGGCATTGCCGAGAGCAACAAGCACGCCTGGTACAAGGATGACGAACCCCTCAAACCCTGGGAGGGCAAGACCGAGCCCAACTACACCGGCTGGCAGGATGACGGCAAGTACTCCTGGGTCAAATCTCCCACCTTCTACGGCAAGGTGGTGGAGGTGGGGCCGCTCGCAGACCTCTTGGTGAAACTGGCTGCCAAGCACCCGGAGACGGTGGCGCACTTCGATCAGCTGAACGGCCTCTATAAAACGCTCACCGGCTCTGCCATCAAGACCGAACAGCTGCACTCCACCCTGGGCCGCATCATCGGTCGGGCGGTGCGCTGCTGCGTGCTCAAAGACACCTTGTCCCATCAGTGGAAGGCGCTGGTGGACAACATCGGCAAGGGGGATTTCAGCGCCTACATCAAGACCGAGATCCCGGCGGACAAGGAGTTTCGCGGGGTGGGCTTTGAAGAGGCGCCGCGCGGCATGCTCTCCCACTGGATCGTCATCAAGGGCGGCAAGATCGAGAACTATCAGGCGGTGGTACCGTCGACCTGGAACTCGGGCCCGCGCAACTTCAACGACGAGCCGGGCCCCTACGAGCAATCCCTGGTAGGCACCCCGGTGGCCGACCCCGCCAAGCCGCTGGAGGTGGTGCGCACCATCCACTCGTTCGACCCCTGCATGTCCTGCGCGGTGCACGTGGTGGATACCCAGAGTGGTGAAACAACTCAGGTGAAGGTGCTGTGA
- the hybE gene encoding hydrogenase-2 assembly chaperone, with protein sequence MAQSIVNEAVNEAAQEPAQEFSGFATNPAPLLVAQYERIAQQEMQALPFYHPAMPIVAECTLFEGQWLGCVLTPWMLSVVVLPGPDQLWPVRGSSDRLALQLPCGNLTFMVGALPETGQLLACSLMSPIDPHLGADEGRALVSSTLKMLLSLPVQQGEGGVNLSRRRLFSGRRTDAVGDTQR encoded by the coding sequence ATGGCGCAATCCATTGTGAATGAGGCAGTGAACGAAGCCGCGCAAGAGCCGGCGCAGGAGTTTAGCGGTTTTGCCACCAATCCCGCGCCTCTGCTGGTAGCCCAGTACGAGCGGATCGCGCAGCAAGAGATGCAGGCGTTGCCCTTCTATCACCCTGCCATGCCCATCGTGGCCGAGTGCACCCTGTTTGAAGGGCAGTGGCTCGGCTGCGTGCTCACCCCCTGGATGCTGAGCGTGGTGGTGCTGCCGGGGCCGGATCAACTCTGGCCGGTACGCGGCAGCAGCGATCGGCTCGCCCTGCAGCTCCCCTGCGGCAACCTGACCTTTATGGTGGGGGCATTGCCCGAGACGGGGCAGTTGCTGGCCTGCTCGCTCATGTCCCCCATCGACCCGCATCTGGGGGCCGACGAGGGTCGGGCGCTGGTGAGCAGCACCCTCAAGATGCTGCTTTCGCTTCCGGTGCAGCAGGGGGAGGGCGGCGTGAACTTGAGCCGGCGTCGCCTGTTCAGCGGCCGGCGCACCGACGCTGTGGGCGACACCCAGCGCTAG